From the genome of Bosea sp. Tri-49, one region includes:
- a CDS encoding flavin reductase family protein yields the protein MLAFAAKRGSSLLAHLPIGACFGVNLLAADQERVARDFAAGGRDRFERTLWCHDNGVPRIVGSAAWLVSEVAARHLAGDHEFIGGHVVVAKREHRPPLLFAEHRFHAFVATSIGQRSCPCGRQIDQRD from the coding sequence TTGCTGGCGTTCGCCGCCAAGCGCGGATCCAGCCTTCTGGCGCACCTTCCCATCGGTGCCTGCTTCGGCGTGAACCTGCTCGCGGCGGACCAGGAGCGAGTTGCGAGGGACTTTGCAGCAGGAGGGCGGGATAGATTCGAACGCACGCTTTGGTGCCATGACAACGGTGTCCCGCGCATCGTTGGGAGCGCTGCTTGGCTCGTCAGCGAGGTGGCAGCGCGACACCTCGCTGGCGATCATGAGTTCATTGGCGGCCACGTCGTCGTGGCCAAGCGAGAGCATCGGCCACCCCTGCTATTTGCTGAGCATCGCTTCCACGCGTTCGTAGCGACATCTATCGGCCAGCGATCTTGTCCGTGCGGTCGCCAAATAGACCAGCGTGATTGA
- a CDS encoding Bug family tripartite tricarboxylate transporter substrate binding protein: MLSRRHVLLGSLAAGAVAHAQWSIGAALAQSPAQLQLFVPAAPGGGWDQTARTMEQVLRAEKLITGAQITNVGGAGGTVGLPQFTNQWKGRSNALMVSGMVMVGAIIANKAPVKLTQTIPIARLTGEFLALVVPASSPFKTATDFVAALKADPAKVPVCGGSAGGSDHILLGLMAKSVGVAPAKLAYVPYAGGGQAVASLLGNQVAAGISGYGEFSEQVKAGKLRLLAISADKRQPGIEAPTLKEQGIEVELFNWRGVFAPPNVSADQRAAMITLIEKMAGSPTWLDEVKKRDWTPILLTGDAYAGFLQEETARIEAILRDLGLAA; this comes from the coding sequence ATGCTGTCTCGCCGTCACGTCCTGTTGGGTTCGCTTGCCGCCGGAGCTGTCGCTCACGCGCAATGGTCGATCGGCGCGGCTCTCGCGCAGAGCCCCGCCCAGCTCCAGCTATTCGTGCCGGCCGCGCCCGGCGGCGGCTGGGACCAGACCGCCCGCACGATGGAGCAGGTGCTGCGGGCGGAGAAGCTGATCACCGGTGCGCAAATCACCAATGTCGGCGGCGCCGGCGGCACGGTCGGCCTGCCGCAGTTCACCAATCAGTGGAAGGGCCGCTCCAACGCCCTGATGGTCTCCGGCATGGTCATGGTCGGCGCCATCATCGCCAACAAGGCGCCGGTGAAGCTGACCCAGACCATACCGATCGCCCGCCTGACCGGCGAATTCCTCGCCCTCGTCGTGCCGGCGAGCTCGCCCTTCAAGACGGCGACGGACTTCGTTGCGGCGCTCAAGGCCGATCCGGCCAAGGTCCCGGTCTGCGGCGGCTCGGCCGGCGGCTCCGACCACATCCTGCTCGGCCTGATGGCGAAGTCGGTCGGCGTCGCGCCGGCCAAGCTCGCCTATGTCCCCTATGCCGGCGGCGGCCAGGCGGTCGCATCGCTTCTGGGCAACCAGGTGGCGGCGGGCATTTCCGGCTATGGCGAGTTCTCGGAGCAGGTGAAGGCCGGCAAGCTGCGCCTGCTCGCCATCTCCGCCGACAAGCGCCAGCCCGGCATCGAGGCGCCGACGCTGAAGGAGCAGGGCATCGAGGTCGAGCTGTTCAACTGGCGCGGCGTCTTCGCCCCGCCGAACGTCAGCGCCGACCAGCGGGCGGCGATGATCACGCTGATCGAGAAGATGGCCGGCAGCCCGACCTGGCTCGACGAGGTCAAGAAGCGCGACTGGACCCCGATCCTGCTCACCGGCGACGCCTATGCCGGCTTCCTCCAGGAGGAGACGGCGCGCATCGAGGCGATCCTCAGGGATCTCGGCCTGGCCGCCTGA
- a CDS encoding DUF6065 family protein → MSEFVFPLDRVVAYRTSSDAFPLRPASQTRAWMMKPATRFSNRCLPLRIANGIGWFVVNPKDVTVEWDGTKLMSSDPSHAKLHFGERIVTFDQGHIFRTDPGWGIWVKGVPNTESGPLQNLEAIIETDQLPYPFAINFRFAAPGKIRLRKGAVLAQLVPYPLASVASAKLMIADCKDEPLLDQARKRWVAAREACSGTKQPWHGYYAKGVDCPFPHQRIIRNDVEEEPA, encoded by the coding sequence TTGAGCGAGTTTGTTTTTCCGCTAGATCGCGTCGTGGCCTACCGAACTAGCTCGGATGCCTTTCCGCTTCGCCCGGCCTCTCAGACGCGCGCCTGGATGATGAAGCCGGCGACGCGCTTCTCCAATCGATGTCTGCCGTTGCGGATAGCCAACGGCATTGGCTGGTTCGTCGTGAATCCCAAAGACGTGACGGTCGAATGGGACGGCACGAAACTGATGTCGAGCGATCCGTCGCATGCAAAGCTGCACTTCGGTGAGCGGATCGTCACCTTCGACCAAGGGCATATCTTTCGGACGGACCCTGGCTGGGGCATTTGGGTCAAGGGTGTGCCGAATACTGAGAGCGGGCCGCTCCAGAACCTGGAAGCGATCATCGAGACGGATCAGCTGCCCTATCCGTTCGCAATCAATTTCCGCTTTGCCGCGCCTGGCAAGATTCGATTGCGGAAGGGGGCCGTGCTTGCGCAGCTGGTTCCTTATCCGCTCGCGTCGGTCGCATCGGCCAAGCTGATGATCGCCGATTGCAAGGACGAGCCACTTCTCGACCAGGCTCGGAAGCGGTGGGTGGCGGCGAGGGAAGCTTGTAGTGGAACAAAGCAACCTTGGCACGGATATTACGCGAAGGGTGTCGACTGCCCGTTCCCTCACCAGAGAATCATCAGAAATGATGTTGAAGAGGAACCCGCGTGA
- a CDS encoding DUF5625 family protein, producing MSYYKSAPASFPVDNWKRSQEFKINIREHRSYVLVLDFETDSEARRDDILMNFSDRVPGKGPGRNIPLNFEFEVSDTNGKTTFRKTLSTEGIGFFSKNSLGRLLDRFSLEKGEYVFKILLNSSNSEHLGQTKIRIDYMTM from the coding sequence ATGAGTTACTATAAAAGCGCCCCAGCTTCTTTTCCTGTAGATAATTGGAAACGGTCTCAAGAATTTAAAATCAATATTCGAGAGCATAGAAGCTATGTTCTTGTTCTCGATTTTGAGACCGATTCAGAGGCTAGAAGAGACGACATTCTAATGAATTTCTCCGATCGAGTCCCGGGAAAAGGGCCAGGCAGAAATATTCCTTTGAATTTTGAGTTCGAAGTTTCCGACACAAATGGGAAAACGACATTCAGAAAGACATTAAGCACTGAAGGTATTGGATTTTTTTCAAAAAACTCCCTCGGTAGGCTTTTAGATAGATTTAGCTTAGAGAAAGGAGAGTATGTATTTAAAATACTACTTAACAGTAGCAACTCAGAACATCTGGGTCAAACCAAAATTCGAATAGATTATATGACTATGTAG
- a CDS encoding tripartite tricarboxylate transporter TctB family protein encodes MTDAHSRQRPHARLAPAEALIGLGLLLFSGLTLWQTLSIPVSPMYTQVGPRVFPYITSAGLAVFAILLLVQAARGGWQPVDEKEVELDWKAVAFVAAGLVANVALIGPLGFSAASTAMFVLVAHGFGSRRPLRDAAIGLVLALAAYFGFAKALGVNIGAGLIENLLGG; translated from the coding sequence ATGACTGACGCTCATTCGCGGCAGCGCCCGCACGCGCGCCTTGCTCCGGCAGAAGCCCTGATCGGGCTCGGGCTGCTGCTCTTTTCCGGGCTCACCCTCTGGCAGACGCTCTCGATCCCGGTCTCGCCGATGTATACCCAGGTCGGCCCGCGGGTCTTCCCCTACATCACCAGCGCGGGTCTCGCGGTCTTCGCCATCCTTCTCCTGGTGCAGGCCGCCCGTGGCGGCTGGCAGCCGGTCGATGAGAAGGAGGTCGAACTCGACTGGAAGGCGGTCGCCTTCGTCGCCGCCGGGCTCGTCGCCAATGTCGCGCTGATCGGCCCGCTCGGCTTCTCGGCCGCGTCGACGGCGATGTTCGTGCTCGTCGCCCATGGCTTCGGCAGCCGGCGGCCGTTGCGGGATGCAGCGATCGGGCTCGTCCTCGCGCTCGCCGCCTATTTCGGCTTCGCCAAGGCGCTCGGCGTCAACATCGGCGCCGGCCTCATCGAAAATCTGCTGGGGGGCTGA
- a CDS encoding IclR family transcriptional regulator, translated as MASKTKQDGAAALPASSDGVAALDRAVAILNAFTPQDRALSLAEIAARTGLYKSTIMRLAGSLIRGHLLERLPDGLYRIGSGAFRLGAIYQRSVAAADILLPIMRDLAEESGESVAFYAPAGNLRTCLYRIESKHPIRYHVREGDVLPLHQGSGGRVLAAFSGESGEPYETIRRNYHYVSLGDRDPDTAGLSAPVFGPSATLVGAITLAGPRMRIDETFIGQMKRPLLAAAARATRAFGGDAIALERAAN; from the coding sequence GTGGCAAGCAAGACGAAACAGGACGGCGCGGCAGCCCTGCCGGCATCGTCGGACGGGGTCGCGGCGCTGGATCGCGCCGTCGCGATCCTCAACGCCTTCACGCCGCAGGACCGCGCGCTGTCGCTGGCAGAGATCGCGGCCAGGACGGGCCTCTACAAGAGCACCATCATGCGCCTGGCAGGCTCGCTGATCCGGGGCCACCTGCTCGAGCGCCTGCCCGACGGCCTCTACCGGATCGGGTCGGGAGCGTTCCGGCTTGGTGCGATCTACCAGCGCTCAGTCGCGGCGGCCGACATCCTTTTACCGATCATGCGCGACCTCGCCGAAGAGAGCGGCGAGAGCGTTGCGTTCTATGCTCCGGCGGGGAACTTAAGGACCTGCCTCTATCGCATCGAGTCCAAGCACCCGATTCGCTACCATGTGCGCGAGGGGGACGTGTTGCCCCTGCATCAGGGCTCGGGCGGACGGGTGCTGGCGGCCTTTTCGGGCGAGTCCGGCGAGCCCTACGAGACGATCCGGCGAAACTATCACTATGTCTCGCTCGGCGATCGCGACCCCGATACGGCCGGCTTGTCGGCCCCCGTGTTCGGCCCCAGCGCCACCCTGGTCGGCGCGATCACGCTCGCAGGACCACGGATGCGCATCGACGAGACTTTCATCGGACAGATGAAACGGCCGCTGCTCGCTGCTGCCGCGCGGGCCACGCGGGCCTTCGGTGGCGATGCGATCGCCTTGGAGCGAGCCGCGAATTAG